The Streptomyces sp. ICC1 DNA window ACGGCGAGGGTGTGACGGTCATCGTTGACCCGGTCACCGGGCAGGCTCGCAACGTGGCCTGCGCGGCTTGCTGCTCGTCAACGACCTGAGGCGACGAAGAGCCCCATCCGAGCACACGCCGCACGGGGCTTTTCGAGCCTACTGACCTGGTGTTTTTCTAGATACCGGGGTGTAGGGTCCGCCGGGGCGGAGCCCCAGGAGACGCGGCGGCACCCGTACCCGGCGGCTACGCCCTCGACGCGGCCTCGTCGGCCAGGGCCGTCAGGTCCTCGACGGACATCGCACCCGGCGGGAGGCCCTCGCGGGCGAAGATGTTCGCGGCGCGCCGGAGCGTGTCGTTGACCGGCGTCGCCACCCCGTGCAGCCGCCCCAGCAGGACGACCTCCCCGTTGAGGTAGTCGGCCTCCACCGAGCCCGTGCCCCGGGCCAGGCTCTGCCAGGACGACCCTCCCCGCACCCCGGCCGGCTGCTCCACCCTGCCGTCGCGGGCCGCCGCCTGCTCGGCGTCGGAGGCGTAGGCGATCCCGGCGGCCTCGAAGGCGGCCTTCGCCTCGCGGACCGCCCGCAGCAGCAGCGCGGCCTTCGCCGGCTCCGGCTCGGGACCGGTGGTCGCCTGGATCGCGTTGCCCAGGTTGCCCAGCAGCTTGGCGTGCTTCCACCGCATGACGTCCTCGGCGACCGGCGCCCCGAACCCGGCCTTCTCCAGGTCGGCGGCGATCCGCCGGGCCCGCCCGTCCGCGCCGCCGGCGGCCTTGCCGATGTGCAGGATCCCGGTCAGCGGCGCGCACAGCGCGGAGACCACCCCGGGCTCCAGGAACGTCGCCGGCAGCCACACGCAGACCCCGTACACGCGGGCGAAGCGCCGCAGGGCGAGGCGCTCGCTCTCGACGCCGTTCTGCGCGCACAGCACCGGCAGCCGCTGGGCCGCCGTCCCGCCGCCCGCGACCTCCGCATCGCCCCAGGCGTCGAGCGCGGCGAGCGCGTCCTGGGTCTTGACCGTCAGCAACAGCACGTCGTCCGGGCGCAGTTCGCCGAGCTCGGCCGGGCCGGCGACCACGGGCAGCCGGTGCACGCGCTCCCCGTCCGCCGTGGTGAGCCGCAGCCCGTCGGCCCGCAGGGCCTCCGCGTGGGCGCCGCGCGCGACGAGGACGACCTCGCCGCCCGCTTCCGCGAGCCGTCCGCCGATGGTCGCGCCGATCGCCCCGGCGCCGATGATGATGTAACGCATTCCCCGAGCCTGGCACATCCCGGCTCCTGGGCTACCGTCGGGCCATGTCTGTTCATGCGGATGCGACGTTCCTCCTCGGTGGCGACCTGCCCGTACGCCGCCTCGGTCTCGGGACGGGCGGGCTGGTCGGCGACGGCTACTGGGGCCCGCGGGCGGGCCGCGCCGAGGCCCGTGCGCTGCTGCGCGCGGCGGTCGAGCGCGGGGTCACCCTGATCGACACCGCCGACAACTACGGCCCCCACCTGGCCGAGGAGCTGGTCGCCGAGGCCCTGCACCCGTACGGGGAGCGGCTGGTGGTCTCCACCAAGGGCGGGGTGGTGCGCACCGGCCCGGACCAGTGGCACCCCGCGGGCCGGCCCGAGCAGTTGCGGGCGATGTGCGAGGCGAGCCTGGCCAGGCTCCGGCTGGACCGGATCGACCTGTACCAGCTGCACCGCTTCGACCCGGCCGTCCCGGCGGCGGAGCAGCTGGGGACGCTGGCCGAGCTCCGGGCGGAGGGGAAGATCCGCCACATCGGGCTGAACACGGTGACGGCGGACCGGCTGCGGGAGGCGCTGGAGACCGTCCCGGTGGCCTCGGTGCAGAACCCGTACAACCTGCTGGACCGCTCCTCGGCGGAGCTCCTCGCACTGTGCGAGGAGCGCGGGATCGCCTTCCTGCCGTACTACCCGCTGGGCAGCGGCGCCCTGACCCGCGAGAGCGCGGCCGCGCTGACGACGGTCGCCGCCGAGCACGGCGCGTCCACCGGCCAGATCGCCCTGGCCTGGCTGCTGCACCACTCCCCCGTGCTGTGCCCCACGCCGGGCACGGGCTCCCCGGACCACCTGGCGGAGAACCTGGACGCGGCGACGGTCCGCCTGACCCCGCGCGAGGTGGCCCTGCTGGACGCCCTGACGGGCTGAGCGGACCCGGGCACGGCGGCCGGCGCACTCACCAGTAGGCCGTCGCGTCCCAGGGCTCGAAGAGCGCGAACTCGACCGGGTCGTCGTCCCGGTCGAGGCCGGGCAGCCCCTCGGTCTCGAACCGGCCGCGCTGCCAGGCGAGCAGGGTGTCGACGAGCCCGTACGGCAGCG harbors:
- a CDS encoding aldo/keto reductase; this encodes MSVHADATFLLGGDLPVRRLGLGTGGLVGDGYWGPRAGRAEARALLRAAVERGVTLIDTADNYGPHLAEELVAEALHPYGERLVVSTKGGVVRTGPDQWHPAGRPEQLRAMCEASLARLRLDRIDLYQLHRFDPAVPAAEQLGTLAELRAEGKIRHIGLNTVTADRLREALETVPVASVQNPYNLLDRSSAELLALCEERGIAFLPYYPLGSGALTRESAAALTTVAAEHGASTGQIALAWLLHHSPVLCPTPGTGSPDHLAENLDAATVRLTPREVALLDALTG
- a CDS encoding 2-dehydropantoate 2-reductase N-terminal domain-containing protein; amino-acid sequence: MRYIIIGAGAIGATIGGRLAEAGGEVVLVARGAHAEALRADGLRLTTADGERVHRLPVVAGPAELGELRPDDVLLLTVKTQDALAALDAWGDAEVAGGGTAAQRLPVLCAQNGVESERLALRRFARVYGVCVWLPATFLEPGVVSALCAPLTGILHIGKAAGGADGRARRIAADLEKAGFGAPVAEDVMRWKHAKLLGNLGNAIQATTGPEPEPAKAALLLRAVREAKAAFEAAGIAYASDAEQAAARDGRVEQPAGVRGGSSWQSLARGTGSVEADYLNGEVVLLGRLHGVATPVNDTLRRAANIFAREGLPPGAMSVEDLTALADEAASRA